CCACGACCGCCTCCAGCGACTTGAGCACATTCGGATACGCACCGCGGGCGTATGTGTCCGCGTGCTCCTTCAGATCCCACACGCTGATGCCAATTGCTTCGGCCCCGTCTGGGGCAACGAGGGCGATCTCGTCCTGGAAGCCCTTCTGGTCCCGAAGGACGGGAATGACGTTCTTGTTGAGGAGATCGGTGAACTCTGTCGCGCGACCTGGCTTGAGATGGAAAGACACACTACGAGCGAACATGTCAACCTCCTAGGTTGCAGGGTCAACGGGAGCAGATAACCGAAGTTAGTTTAGGTAATCTGGAGATTGAGGGTTTGTCCGCAATCTTGTTAACCAGAGTAGGTTTATTAACTTCACATGTCAAGCTGAATCGGCGACAATGGCTTGTGGCCGATGCGATTAATCAAATTCAGTTAATTCAAGTGGAGGACGTTCCGTGGATGTTCCGCTCCTCATTCGGCAGCGGCTCAAAGAACTAGGGACCGAGCAGAGGGGGCTGGCCGCAGCCGCGCAGGTGACAGAGTCGTACATTTCCCAATTGTTGACAGGGAAAAAGCTGCCTCCTGCACCCGAGCGGACCGATATTTACGAGAGGATGGAGACGTTCTTGAGGTTTCCCGCAGGAAGACTCGCCACGCTGGCGGCCCTCCAGCGGACCGACGCCTTGAAGAGCAAGTTGGCGGATCCGCCCGCGCCCCTGTTCAGGGAAGTGCGCGAGGCGATTCTCTGTAAATGCGCGCCAGGCAAGGAGAAGCCCATCCGCACGATGTTCGAGAGGGAGCCATTTGGCGCGCTCGAGCGCCTGGTCACCCAGAAGTTGCTCGACGTCGTGAAGCATGTGGCGAGAGAGGAGCTGGAAGACGAGACCTGGCTCCGTCTCGTGGCTCGACTCAGCGAACGCAGCTACGAACAGCTGCGCGTCGACGTGCTCGAGTTCCTGGAGACGGACATCTTCAATGTCTCGGACGAAAACTGCGTCGCGTTTCTCGACCCGCTGATTGAATCGTGGGACATCGACCTCGCCACGTTCGCCATCGAGGTCGTCCTGAACCGTCGTCTGGCTCCCGGAGAGGCCAAGAAGTTCGAGTTCGTGGAACGGGAAAGCGCGCCGCCCGTCGAGGAAGAACCCGGGCTCAAGGCCTTCCTGCAAGATCGCACTCTGAGTGGCGATGCGACCGCGGAGGAGATCGCGTTTCTCAAGAAGCTGAAGTTCGCGCGCAAACGGCCAACCGCCCTCTACTACTATCGGGAACTGCAAAACCTGCGAGACCCGCTCCATTTTCACCAAGCGTCGATCGACGAGAAGAGGGCGTAAACATCACGCTCGGCTCGTCGGCGCGCTCGGTCGTGTGTCGCTACTGTTCCTTCTTGGCGAGGCGCTTCAACAGCTGAATCTGTCCCGCGTGGTACAGATCGTGCGCTGCCATGCCGGTGATGAGCGTCAGAGGGTTGGTCTTGCCGCCAGGTGCCGCCCGTTCAATGTGGCCTGGGTCGAGTGTCTCGATCACCGACCGCAGACTCCGATGCGTCTCGTCGAGCAGTTGGATGTCCGCTCGCCATGCGGCATCCGTGCCCTCTTCGGGGCGTTGGAACCAGTTCGAGCCCTTGAGAGGAAACGAGCCCCGCTTCTCGCCGGTCAGTCTCCGCCGAACCGCGTACTTCCAGTACGCACAATGAACGACGGTCTCCCAAATGTTGTGGCGATTGCGGCCTGGCCGCCAGCGGGCCTCTTTCATCGACACCCGTCGCAGCGAGCCGCGCAGGTTGGTTCCATGCCAGGACTGGCGGTCGTAGGCCTGGTCGATGATCGTCAACAGGAGGTTTGCGGTCACGAAAACAACATACTTCACTATTGTCGAAATTGACCACATTCGAGAATAGTGCCCGGCGGTGCTGTATTGGAATCGCCTACGCGCAACGCAGGGCGACCAGATTCAATCCGTTGCCAACAATCGAATAGGTGCGTCCGGTAGCTCATCCTCGAACGATAGCGGGATCTTGCCCCAGGTCCTCAGACGATGCCAGCGAAGCGAGCCGACGACAGCGAGCAGAAAGGCGCCGATGACGATGGCCAGCCGCCGATCCGCCAGACTGGCGCCCAGCAGCGCGGCGCCGAGATTCACGAAGATCACGTAGATCGACACGACAATCACGACCGTGTGCGCGAAGAATCGCTTTCCGGGGATGTATGTGCAGGTAAACGGGAGACGCCTCCAGTCTGCCAGGACCAGCTCGACGAGACCGGAGCCATAGAGAGCTGCAACCGTGAGGGAGACGAGCGCTTCGCTTCCGAGCCAGCGCCAATGTAGCGGTAGGAGAGCGAGCAGCGGCACCAGAATGCCGATCGAGAGAAACGCGCGCTCGACCGAGGCAAGCTGCCGCGGCCGTGTTGAATCCAACTCCGTGATCCGAAATATCCAGTTTGCGCGCTGCTCGAGTGGTAGCAGGAGTGATGCCCGAAGTGCCATGACCATTGCGAACATCAGCACGAACGGTG
This sequence is a window from Luteitalea sp.. Protein-coding genes within it:
- a CDS encoding XRE family transcriptional regulator gives rise to the protein MDVPLLIRQRLKELGTEQRGLAAAAQVTESYISQLLTGKKLPPAPERTDIYERMETFLRFPAGRLATLAALQRTDALKSKLADPPAPLFREVREAILCKCAPGKEKPIRTMFEREPFGALERLVTQKLLDVVKHVAREELEDETWLRLVARLSERSYEQLRVDVLEFLETDIFNVSDENCVAFLDPLIESWDIDLATFAIEVVLNRRLAPGEAKKFEFVERESAPPVEEEPGLKAFLQDRTLSGDATAEEIAFLKKLKFARKRPTALYYYRELQNLRDPLHFHQASIDEKRA